From a single Podarcis raffonei isolate rPodRaf1 chromosome 10, rPodRaf1.pri, whole genome shotgun sequence genomic region:
- the LOC128422522 gene encoding C-type lectin lectoxin-Lei1-like, giving the protein MSRITFFHLSILGFLAACFFLQGTEARSCPQDWINFERYCYSLKKIARNWNDAEADCQTYGEKSHLASILSEEENKRVAAVIAGGNDPGYRIWIGLFRKKKGGKNVQLRWSDTANFDYAAWGEGQPDKSGYCVEIFGEDYDMWNDTDCDDENYYLCKIPL; this is encoded by the exons aTGAGTCGTATCACTTTCTTCCATCTCTCCATTTtgggcttcctggctgcctgCTTCTTTCTGCAAG GCACGGAAGCACGTAGCTGCCCCCAGGACTGGATCAACTTTGAGAGGTATTGCTATTCATTAAAGAAAATTGCGCGAAATTGGAATGATGCGGAG GCAGACTGCCAAACGTATGGGGAAAAAAGCCACCTGGCCTCCATCCTTAGCGAGGAAGAGAACAAGCGTGTGGCCGCTGTTATAGCAGGAGGAAATGATCCCGGATATCGTATCTGGATTGGACTGTTCagaaagaaaaagggtgggaAG AACGTACAGTTAAGATGGTCTGATACCGCCAATTTTGACTACGCAGCTTGGGGAGAAGGACAGCCAGACAAGAGCGGATACTGTGTCGAGATATTTGGGGAAG ATTATGATATGTGGAATGATACCGACTGCGACGACGAGAACTATTACTTGTGCAAAATTCCACTGTAG